A stretch of DNA from Mucilaginibacter daejeonensis:
ACACGTTATCAATGTAGCCGAGTTCCTTATTATTGAAACTGCCGCTCTTTCGAAAAAGATCGCGGTAGCGTTTGTATTCGTTCACGAGATCGTACTGCTGTTCGATGACCTGGTTTACCCTTGGGTTATCCCGCACCGCCGGGCTGACTGCCAATAAACCTGTCAGGTAAACGTTGTGCAAATTGAAGTTGCCTTTCGATAGGTTCGAGATCGTACCATAGCCCTGCTGGTAGATCTGGTAACCCTTTTTCATATCCGAGAGGATAGCCTTGAACTGCGTCAGCTTTTCGATGTTGAGCGCTAACTGTTGCAGTTCATCGGCCTGGGCATTGGCTTTCATTGTTATGAGGAGGATGCTGCACAGAATGAGCAGGCAACCTTTCCATTTATTTATCGCTTCCATATAACTTCTTTATGGTGTTCACGTCCTTAAGCTCTTTATCCTTTTGCAAAGCATAGAGCCTGACCTCTTCGGTCATTGCTGCGGCAAAACGGTAGTTGTCCTGCATGTTGTCATACAGGCGGCCGATCTGCCGCAGGCGCTGCTCATCGCTCATTTCGGTTCGGTCGTTCTCCAGTATGATCTGTAGGTCGTGTAACTGGCCATCACAATCTTTCAGCAGCGCTGTGCAGGCATCTTTTACATGCTGCTTTTCCGTTTGGTTGAGCCCCCTGGTGGCTTTGGCCTTTGCGGTCTGTTCCAGTATTTCACGCTGCCAGCGCAGGATGGCTTTGACCTGCGGGTCGTTACTGACGACCGTGTTCACCGTTTTGAGGTTCGTATAATAGCTTTCATGCAGGCCATACTCTTTGCCGACATAACTACCGATAGAACCCAGCCCGCCTTTGGCGATGTTATAGCCTTTCATGGCGTACTGCTTGTACATCCACAGGGCTGAGATCTGCTGGAGCAGGTATTTGCGCTGCGTCTTTTTTTGATCGAACCATTCGGCGAACGTTTGTGCCTGCACGTGTTGCTTGCCGATGACCAGGGTCATGGCGGCAAAGGCCAGCAGACTTTTTGCCGCTTTTTTTAGCGTGCTGGCTTTGCGGTATGCTTTTTCAATGGAAGCCATAATATTGCTTGATGGTGTTCACTTCGTTCAGGTCCTTGCTGCGGTGCAAACTCAGGATCATGTTCTGGTTATTGTATTGCTTCAGGTCCCCATAGTTCTCATCGAGACGGTCACCCGCCTTGTTGATCATCTCCAGCCGCTGCTGGTCGGTCATCTGCGTTTTACCGGGGTTGATGGCGAGCATCACCTGGTCAAGGTTCTTGGCGCTGGCATCCAGTATGCCTAAATACACTTTCTGCATCTCGGCCAGTTCCTCCGGCTTGAAATGCTTATCGGCACCGAACAGCTTCCAGGCGCGCTGATATTCCCCGACGAGAGCGACCTGTTTCATACTGACCTCTTTGACCCGCTGGTAATAGGCGATGGCCGACTTGACCTTGCGCAGTTCTTTGTAATATTCATCATAGAGTTTGCGCTGCTTATCCGTCCAGTTGGAGATCTCATCCAACCGGAACTTGGCCAACTGGTTCTCGATCGTCTTTTGGGTGTTCTGCAACCAGATCGTTTTGTTCTGCAAGCGCTGCACCTGCAGGTCGATCGCTTTGATCACTTTTTTGATGATCGTGGTGATGATCTGGTACTGGGCATTGGCCTGGTAGGTGCCGAATGACAGTATTGCGGCGATCAGTAGTATTCTCAATGCTTTCATGGCGCTTTGGTGTAAATTGTGTGACCGATGATGACCTGATCCTCTTTGAACAGCACCGGCGGTGCGTTCTCGCTGTTGATCTGCCACGTTCGTGTTTTGTGTCCCTCTGGTAGCAGCTTACCCTTACGTATCTTTTGATAACCCGTTCGCCTGGTGATAAAATTGCCGTTTACGATGAGCGTATCATCGGCCACCGAGTATTCACCTTTCAGGTGGGCGGTATAGATACCGTCATGATTGGTTGTATTCTGGCAGGCGATTGCATTGATGGCGATGATCGCTATGATCACGATAATGAGGTACTTTTTCATGCGGCTTTCTCCTTTCCTTCTTTTTCTTCCTGCACGATGACCGAAATGGCTTTTTTGATATCGCCATACTTGGCCTGGCACTTTTTCACTTTGGCCTTCTCGCTCGATTCGGTGGTATAGGTCCAGTATTCCTCGCGGCTTACTTCCGTGCGGTACACGCGGGAGAGCTGGCCGTTCAGACTGATGAACACTTCCTTGTAGCGGTACCTCGGGTCGTTCGCGCGGTTCATGCTCATGATCATCGCCGTCTCCTTATCGGTGATGCCTAAGAGTTGCTGGATCTTCGGGAAATCGTTCTGGTACTTGCGTTGGTCGAGCAGGATCTTACAGTCACTGTTATTGATGATGGCCTGTTTGACCACGGGTGAACTGATGATATCCTCGATGTCCTGCGTCACCACCAATGCTTCGCCAAAATACTTACGCACCGTTTTGAACAGGTATTTGATGTATTCGGCCATGCCTTCCCTTGCGATCGCTTTCCAGGCCTCCTCGATCAGGATCATTTTTCGCGTCTCCTTGGGTAACTTGCGCATCTTGGAAACAAAGGTCTCCATGATGATGAGCGTCACCACCGGGAACAGGATCGGGTGATCTTTGATATTGTCCAGCTCGAACACGATAAAGCGACGTTGCAGCAGCTCGAGGTTTTCGGTGGCATTGAGCAAATAGTCATATTCCCCGCCTTTATAGTACGGCCGCAACACGAACAGCAGGTTATCGATGTCAAAGTGTTTATCTTTTACCTTGCTTTCCTTCATCGTTTCGTAGAACGGGCCTTTCAGGAACTCGTAGAACGTATCGAAGCAGGCAAAGCCATCCAGTTGCTCATAGTAATGGAACAGCGCATCGGAGATCGCGATGTATTCAGAGCGTTGCACGCCTTCATCCTCTTTTTTCCATAAGGCCAGGATCATGGCCTTGATGCTTTCCCGCTTTTCAGTATCGAGCGTATCGCCTTCACCTATATGGAAGGGATTGAAGCTGATCGGCTTTTGCTCACTGTAGGTGAAGTAATAGCCGCCCACGAACTCGCATAGGCCTTCATAACTATGGCCAACATCGACCAGTACGATATGGGCACCCTGTTCATAGTAGCTACGCAGCAGGTGGTTGGTGAAGAACGACTTTCCGCTGCCCGATGGGCCTAAGATGAACTTGTTGCGGTTGGTAGTGATACCGCTCTTCATCGGTTCATCGCTCAGGTCGACGTGAAGGGGCCTGCCGCTGAGGCGGTCACCCAGCCGTATCCCGCAGGGTGACACGCTGCTCCGGTAGTTGGTCTCCAGGTTGAGGAAACAGCAGGCCTGCTCAGCGAACGTATCAAAAGTATCGTTGATGGGCAGGTCTCCCGCGTTGCCGGGCAGACCAGCCCACCAGATCTGCGGCGCACCATCCGTTTCCTGTTTGGGCTGGGCGTCCAGTTGCGCCAACGCCGAACTGACCTTGTTCTTGACCTCTTTTTGTTCATTGAGGTCACTCGTCCAGGCAAGGATATTGAAATGGGCTTTGACCGGCAACCGTTGCTGGCTGATCGCCTCATTCAGGAACTCCTGTATGGCATCATGACCGATGGCATTCTCCCGCGAGTAACCGGCGAGCGAACGCAGCCTTAGCTTTTTCGCTTCGAGCGCTTTGATCGTTTTGGCCGCATCACCGATGATGAGGTACTGGTTATAGATGTGGTCACAATCCAGCAGCGCACCGACCGGTGTGGTAAAACCCGTGCTGAACTTGGTCTTGTCCGTGCTGTAGGCATCATAGGTGACCCTTGGCCCGCACAGGGCGGGCAGGTCGTTCACATCGGCCAGGGTAAAGAGCTGGCCGTGATCATCACCGATCCGTATACCGTCCTTCAGGTGAATGTCCCGCAGTAGCGGTTTGTCGGCATCGCCCAAGAGGAAACAGTATTGTTCCAGTATACCTGCCTTAATTTCTGTACCTGCAAGTTCATCATTGCTCAACCTTCGCAGTTCCACGAGGCCGCTGTCCTCCAGTACGCGCTTGAACTGCCCGGCCTGGTCGGTGAAGTCGCGGAAATGTTCGGCGCTTACGGCTTCTTTCGGGGTGATGTGCCTGCGCATCAGCGTGCTCATGGCGCTGCTCACGGGCCTATGGTTGTTGGGACGTTTGGTGAGCATCATCAGGCAGCGATGGTCGAGATACGGCCGCTCGTTGAAAAAACGCTCGCTGGCCTGGCTCAAAAAGGTGTGCTCACCAAATGCTGCTTTGTAACCTTTACTGGTAAAACGGTCCTGTTTATGGAAGATGCTGTGTTTCGGGAGAAGCCTCACCGCTTTCACCCAGGCCTGGTGAAAGGCCATGTATTCCTCGTTGGAAAGGGTGAACAGTTCGGGCAGGCGCACCTCGAAGGCAATGGTCACATCACCATGGACAGAGACCATCGCGTCATGCTCCACTTTACAGATCGGAAAGATGTGCTCAGCGCTTTTCATAAAAGATCCTCCTTGTGCTGAATTTGATGTAATTGGGTATTTGCCGTTTGGCGGCCATTTTCATCAGGCCGTGCTCGCCATACTTATGACTGAGTTGGAAGACCTTATAGAACAATGCACTGCCCGATCCCAATATGACCGACAGGCAGATGTATATCTTGATGCCGGCCAAGTATAGGACCGTGAATAAAAGCAACAATAGCACTAAGCCTATACCCAGGTACATGATGTATTGAGCCTGAAGTCCCTTGAACTCGACAGGCCTGTTGATACCTTTATTGATCGCGTACATAAGCTGATATTTAAACGCCAAAGAATGACTTGAGAATGGTGGAGACGACGACCAAAAAGATGCAACCACCGAACCAGGCAGACGCCACCTTCCCGGTATCACCGTCACCATCCTGAAATTTCTTGTAGACCTTTACGGCACCGACCAACCCGATGATCGCGCCTATGGCGTACATCAGACTTGTGCCACCTTCAAAATAGCCTTTGACCTGGCCGGTCGCTTCATTGATACCCGCGTTGCCGTCCTGGGCATATAGGGGAAAGGTAAATGTGAGCAGCAAAAGCGTGATCACTGAGCTCCTCAGATTATCGTACCGGGAGATCTTTTTTTTAATTTCTTTGATCTTCATGATCTTGGGTTAAATGGTTACAGATAATGTTAATTGGTTTGTTCGTGAAATTCAGCGACCGTAACGGGGAAAGGGAGTTTGGACCGGGCCAGCCCAGCTATCTGTTCAATGGAACTTCGAAGGTCAATAGCTGCGAGACAACGTTCATAAGGGCCGACCAAGATCCTAAAGAGTGTGAGGAATCCTTCTTTGTCGTTGGTCTCCCGAAACGCATCAATTAGTTCGTTCGCCTGCTGATAAAGGCCTTGACCGGCTGAAGGGGGCTGATCTTTGTTCTGGTGAGTAGTGGGAGAGGTATCCCTCTTTTCGATAAGCTCATCGACTGGGGCGAATCGCAGTTCTTCCTGATCGACAAAACTGACATCTGCGCTGTCCCGAGCATCGCCCAGTACATGACCGGTCGGGCGTGGGGAGGGAGTGTCGGCGTCCGGAGGCGATCGACGCTTACTTTGAAAAGCCTTGAAAAAAGCCTCCCGATAATAGCGGGCAATGACATAAAGATAATAAAGCCCTGCAATAATGATAACGGCTGCAAAATATTGCTGCCAGGATACGTTAGACAACATGATACTTTACTTTAAAGGTCATCTGCACCATGCAGCGACCGGTAAAGCAAAGGTTGGGTCATTCGGATCATTTTATTCACACCTCATGTAGAGGTGATGTGTTTTTTTATGAGTACTGGCATGTCTCGTGCGTCAGAACTAAAAATTCATAGAGCTTTGACCATGGGCATCATGGTCGAACTTCTCATCGATCCTCCTCAACAGCGAGATCTTCAATTTATCGAGGAAAGCCGTGCGGTCCTTCTTCCGGCGGGTGATATCCGTGTATTTGTGATAATAGGCACCGAGTTCAATGTGGAAAACCATTTGGAAACAGTTCACCACCGAACGGATCTCTACATTACCGTTATTGAATACACCCGCAGCTACAAGCGCATAGATCAGCTCGATGAGGTCGGTCTTGTTAAAGGTCCAGGTCAAGGGTAGTTCCATATCTTGCTCTGTACGGGCTTCGTCCGGATTGTTGATCCTGATCAGTTCTGTGTTCAGAAACTCCTGGTATCGTTCGTTGGCAATGATATTTGACAACTTATAATCGTGGCTGGTGGAATAGATCTCATCCTCTTCGAATTTTTCCAGTTCCACATGCACATCGAAGCCACCCCTGGTAAAATAGACCCGATCCATCAGCGTTGAGCCTGAACGATAATATTGATAAAAAGCTGCGTTATGGTCGAAATACCGTTTAAGGTCGGCCAGTTCCGAGTAGATATATTCCTTGAGGTGATCTTCGGCCCCGGTAGGGCGTTTCATCAGGAAATTATAAACGCTGATAAAATAGATGTACTTGCTGTAAAAACGAGGCTTTACGACCTTAAAGAACTCGATCTCTTCATCGGTGTCCTGAAATACATAACTGGAAATGTAATTCTTAAGTTTTGCCATCGCTTTTTTACAAATCATGATAGAGCTTTTATAACGGGAGGCGAGAGACTCCCCATTCCCCGAGAGCTCATTCAACTCATTTTCCAGGGCAGTAAAAAGTCGGTCAGCTATCGTATGCATAAAGTGAAAAGGTATGTACTGTTAACTTTTACGCAATACTAAAGATAGGCGTTACCACATGTTTATCGAAAATTAACGTTTTGATGCATTATTATTAATATTTGAATTTGACGATATTTCTTATGGATCAATTTGCTAAAGTATTGATCAGTTGATGGATATCATCGCGTATCTGTTGGTAGCAGGATAGGATCAAGTCTGGATCAGCAGGTCTGACAGGAGGGATGTCCTGATAATTACGCTCTTCCTCGGCGATCGCCTGATGATCGTTCTGTATCTCATTATGGAAAACTTTATGTTCGATCTTTACGGTAGGGTCATCAGCGACCATACCCACGAAGTGTCCAGATGACAGGCCTGCGATCTTAGAAGGAGGGATGGCGAGATCAAGTTGGGTCGAACGGCTAACTGAGGTGTCGCTGCTGTTGATCGATACGCTCTCTTTTTGTTGGTTGATCTTTCCGAAACGCTCTGAGAGTTGCTTGGCTGTATCACCGGACACCTGTCCGCTGATCACATTGCCGACAATATTCATAATGACCTCTGCCTGATCCCGGCCATATTCTTTTTTAAGCTGACTATGGTCCTGTACAGCTAGTGTGACCGCCACTCTATTGGACCTGGCCGTGGCGATCAGGTTATCGATACCGTTAAAGTAAATGGTCGGGAACTCATCAAAGATCAAACTGCATTTTTGACGGCCTTTCTGGTTCACCAGCTTATTGATGCGGTTGATGTATAGGGATAGAACCGCACCGTTGACCTGTGCTTTCTGCGGGTCATTCGCCAGGCATACGATCTTTGGTGCTTGCGGGTCGTTAATATCCAACGATAGGTCATTCCCACTCAGAACATAGTAAAGTTGTGGCGATGATAATCGCGCCAGACTGATCTTTGCACTTGCGATCTGACCTTCCAGTTGATCGAACGCTTCGTTCTTCCAGGCCGAGATAAAAGGGTCGATCAAGGCCTGGATCTGGGGTTCCTTTGATAGTAGGGTAAAAAGCTCGTGATAATCAGCCTGCGCCAGTTCGATAACGTGGGGCAAGGTACAAAAGCGCCCGTTCTCATATTTCCTAAGGAACCACATGATAGCCGTCACGAAGTTGATAGGCGACTCGACGAAGAAATCACCCTGCTTCTTGATCCATTCCCGGTTCAAGCCGAGCATAATGGTCCGGCTGGCATCTAATGCATCGGTAATGTCCAGCATCGTTTCGGGCCCTAAGGGATTTGCCCGATGCATGGCCTTTTCGAGGTCGATCACATACAGAGATGGCCTGACCGGGTAGAGATGACCATATCGCAAAAGGGTGTTGTAAACGATCTTGGTCAGGTCGTCATATTTGAAGTCATATACGAGCATGGAGAATCCTTTTCTGATATGCTGAGTGATGATGTGCCTGATCACAAAATATGACTTACCCGAGCCTGGGCTGCCACAGATCAAGGTACCTCGAAAAGGGTTGATGATATTGATCCAGCTTTTGCGGACCTTGCCTTTGAGCCTATACATGGCAGGCAGGTTCACTGAATACTCATTCTCCAGCAATCGTTCCTCCTGAGGGAAGGTCTCATTCTCCAAGTTGAACACATCCTCGCCCGATCTCAACTTCAATCTTCTGAACAATAAACTCAGACCTGAGAGCAGGAGGAGATACCCCACCATGGTCAAACCTATATACAGTATAGCTTTGAAACCTGTATCAAGCCTGGTGTCCAATACAAAACCACTTAACCAAAAGAGCAAAAGCCCGGTAAGACAATACGTGATGATCGTTCCAAGGCAGATCTTCTCGTCTTTTTTGCCTTTGCTTCCCAGCAACGAGATTAGTAATGTGATCAGGCTTCCTGCCTTGGCCCAAAGCATACTTTGAAAGATGAACAACTGCGAGACCGGGAGCAGCAGCCTGTTCACGATGGTTACGCTGAGGCCCCAGCTCCGAAATGTGGTGAAGCAGCATAAATAGAAATGGATAAATAGGATAGCCAGGCTGATGAACCTTGTAAGGTCGATGACCTTTCGTAAAGCCTGTTCGTTCTCACCGGTTTGCATGATTTCATTATTTAAAGTGAATGACCTCTGCGCTTTTTCTTACGCTTTCTTTGCTGGGTATCTCCAATAGTGTCCGTACGTTCTCTTTCTCCCTGAAAAAGGACCTCGATAGCCGACCGGTCATCATAGTGTTGCCCATCATCGCTCACCAAGGATGATCTTATAGATAGATCTGTACGTAACACCATAGTTTGCTGGGGCAGAATCGCCGGATCAGTTCTCTGCGCAAAATGTTGAGAGAGACCGTTAGCGCTGTGTTCTTTGCATAGATCGCTGCCATTGAATACCGCCTTAATGTGATGATCAACGAAAGTGACGCCATACAGCCTGCCATCGTTGCTGTGTCTGAAGATGGCATCGATATTTTGATCCTTCAACTTCACCTGAAATTCAGCTGTCGTATTTGAGTTAGCAAGTACCTTGTCAATTCGATCTCTTAGTTCTACCCTAAGAACTTTTCTCAGTACCTCATTCAAGGTAAACCGCCCCTCAAGAGTTCTGATCGTTGGCTTGCCATAAATGCTACTGGCCTTAATGGGGACGCCGATCTTACCACCTTTAACATCTAAAGCCCAATAGACCAACCCGTTCTTCTCGAACATCTTCGATTCTTTGCCACCTCGGTCAGCGGTCACATTGAAGGTGTTCAGTACAGCATTCAATTCAGGAAGGCTGGTAAACTTGTAGGTGCGCAACACCTCGTTGACCACATTGGTTATTGCCCGTTTAGTTTCTGACCGACCATAGGTGACCTGCTCCAGGGATAGGGAGGGGAAAAGCTTTTGATCTTTCCTCTGATCTTCTGCCTTGATCAGTCCAAAATCTTTCTCTACCTTTTTTCTAGATAGCTCTGACGCCTTATTCGCCAGCAAATGAAAACTGATCCTATCTCCGTCCGGTCTGATATTCGTCGAAACGATATGGAGGTGCGGATGACCGGCATCGTAGTGCTGATAGACCAAATAGGGCTGCCTGCCAAACCCTAAACCTTCCATGTACTCATTTGCTATCTGCTGCAACGTTCCCTGACCTAAATTTTCGCCCATGGCAAAGTTCAACGAGACATGCAGCGCGTTGACCTGCGTACGTTCGTTCCTTCTGGTCAGGTCTGTCAACCGCTCGACCTTGTTATCAAAAGTGAGGTCACACGGTTCCTTCAGATAGCCCTGAGCCATGATCAGTTCTGCCTTTCCCGAACACACTTTGTGTTCGTTATAATTTATTGCGCCGACGATACATCGTCCGGTCTTAATTTTTGCGACCATAGTTCTGAAAAGTTTTGCATCCGCTCTTTGATCTGGGCAATGGCCGGGTCTACTTTGGTCCCGATGATCGACATCAAGGTCAGCCAGAGCCGGTTGTCGGCCGAACCATGTGCAGCGTTGATCTGCCGGACAGCTTGATTCAAACTATTGCCAATGGCATTGAGCTCCCTGCGTAATAATGAAAGCTCCTCCAGCATGTCATCCATAGAGCGGTCGCGATAGTTGACCGTCACCGGTCTCTCCAAAAGAACGCACCGAATGTACTCGCTCATTTTGCGGAAGCGTGTCTTTTTGAAACGCCGGTCGATCAGCAGGAACTCACCTGGTTTGAACCTTGTCGTGATCTTTCGTTCACGGTTCTCTTGTTCATTTTCCATACCACTCGTCATTTAAATGGACCGACTTCGGAGGATCATTGCCAAGCCCCCAGGACCGACTTTGGAGGGGAGGGCAAGATCCCGTTGTCGGACAACGGTTTATCTTGCTGATCGCGAAAAAGTGCGATCTCGGCCTTCTACAAAGTCCTCGATCCGGATTTGTTAAACTTAATACGACACACCGTAAAATGACGACTGTCGTAATCTGCGTTTGGCTTCCTGCCGATGGTTGTAGATCCATTCAGCTGCACAGACTTTCCAATTGTAAATGGTGCCGCCGGTCGGAGTCTTCCATCCGCGAGCCTGATGCTCGTTGAAGAATTCATCCGTCAATTCACCTTCGCCTTTTTGGTCAAAATAGATGTGCAAAACGTCCTTGTCAGGTGGCATGGTCGTCCCCATGCCGTCGTGAATTTGCAGGGTATGTTTGCTGCTTTGCCTGACCTCATTCGGCTGCCTTGGCAAAGTGCGTTTGGCTTTGCGTTTCATGCCATCTTGATTTGATCGTTCAACTTGCCGGAGCCCATCAGCTTTTCGATTTCCTCGGAATTGTAATAGGTGATACCACCCAGTTTTTTGAAAGGGATCAGGCCCTTGTCCCGAAGATATTGCAGTTTGCTTTCGGACAGGCGGAGCATTTTTTTGATCTCAAAAGCTTTTAGCCAATGGTGGCCAGGCTGACCAGGTTGTTCTTTCAGTAGCTTTTTAATATCGACAATTAGCTGTTGCTTAAAGTCGAGTAAGTCCTGAACCGTGATCAGCTGATTACGGTTAACTTTAAGAAAGTCCTGTGGGATTTCATTATGATCTGCCATAGCTTAAAATTTAGCGACAGCAAATGTGAAGAAGTGCAAAATAAATTTATCACACCTCATGTACGAGGTAGGGTATTTTATAGCTAAATAGGGGATGGAATTTAAATGTGAAAGCTTGATAATGTTCAGTTATCCATTATTGACCTATCTAGGTAAGTTTGATTATAGTGGTCTATTAATTAAAGATAAATTCCGCAGTTTGACTTGGGTGGCATTTGGTTGTATTAATGAAGGGCTGAATCGAATGGGATTAAGCTTGTGATTAAACAACGTCTGCAACGATTGTAAAATGGATATTTCAATTTAGAAACAACTGTGATATTTATATTCCGGTGGTGGCTTGATTTGCCTCGAACCATTTGCCCTAATAATAAACTTTGCACGAAAATTAACACAGAGATTATCAACCATTATTTGAGATTTACTAATGGATTTAGTATATTTATTTGTGATTGAGGCGGTTAAAAATCGGGCCTTATTATACCATTCAATAAATTAATAAATTTGCATATGGAAATGACATTAATGCCTACCAAACCGGGACAGATAGTATAAATTATTTCCGATGTTCCGGATCTTGAATCTTCTGACGTTTACATCGTTTCTGAAGACCCTATAGATATCGCCGATGACGATGATGTGCTTATCGTACGTCTTAACGAACTTCAGCGTAATATTCGTAATCCGGAAAAAGCGGAAAGGATTTCCGTAAAAAAAGACCAGTTAGTGGTGGTCAGCGAGGACCTTGCCAGCCACATTCAGTCATGGAACGATAAAGGAAATTAAAGTATCAGCAAATGAGTTTTTGAAGAAATAATGCCTATCCCTTCATTAAGGTTATAGAAATTAGTGAAGATGAATTTATCCTGTTACTGAACGGGCTCGACCGGGAAGACATTATCGAGTGGCTGATGTAGAATGATCCTAACGGCATTTACAGTGATGAGCAATTTCTAATAGAATTTGGCAATGTAATGCCCAGAGACGAAGGAAATGAAATAATGCTGCGCCACGCAGAAGAAAACAAAGTGGTAAAAATTTAAAAGTTACAGGTATGATCACATGCATTGGAACGTTGGAGGATGTGAAAATTTTCGTCAAACAATTGGTTAAAGAAGGATTAAACTATCATCCCGATGATGATTTTAGTCAATATATCAATATTCAGACTGACAAGCCAACCTACTCTCCGGAACAAGCCTCCCTTAGAAATAAATTAAATATTCAGTGCTTTAATGTCTGCGAGGTTCTAGGGATAGATATTTATGATGTAGCTCAGGAGGTATTTCTGATGAAAACAGGGCTGGATAAATACATCCCTTTGCCATCACAGGTTTCCTGACCTGTTTTGGCACCTTAGTTGCCTGATAGAAGATATGAGCGATGTTCATTCCAAAGAAACACGAAGTTTCAATATGTCGCGTATCCGCGGCAAAGATACGAAACCCGAATTACTCGTAAGAAAATTCCTGTTTGCGGCAGGTTTCCGTTATAGGCTGCATGACAAAAAACTTCCCGGAAAACCCGATATAGTAT
This window harbors:
- a CDS encoding plasmid mobilization protein; translation: MENEQENRERKITTRFKPGEFLLIDRRFKKTRFRKMSEYIRCVLLERPVTVNYRDRSMDDMLEELSLLRRELNAIGNSLNQAVRQINAAHGSADNRLWLTLMSIIGTKVDPAIAQIKERMQNFSELWSQKLRPDDVSSAQ
- a CDS encoding helix-turn-helix domain-containing protein, which gives rise to MADHNEIPQDFLKVNRNQLITVQDLLDFKQQLIVDIKKLLKEQPGQPGHHWLKAFEIKKMLRLSESKLQYLRDKGLIPFKKLGGITYYNSEEIEKLMGSGKLNDQIKMA